One window of the Rhizobium etli 8C-3 genome contains the following:
- a CDS encoding winged helix-turn-helix domain-containing protein, giving the protein METGPIPAIHGVVRWRLKDLARLIFEDYRISLDESTVGRELKAMGFAKLSARPRHYAQNELAVEDLKKFPGRDQRDQQDPRSRHRIELWWQDEARIGQKNKMTRRWAQRGTRPSAPHDQRPLPNTPNTAEASTSRTRREHRCSRY; this is encoded by the coding sequence GTGGAGACGGGGCCGATCCCGGCGATCCACGGCGTTGTGCGCTGGCGGTTGAAGGACCTTGCACGGTTGATATTCGAGGACTATCGGATATCGCTGGACGAAAGCACCGTGGGACGTGAGTTGAAGGCCATGGGCTTTGCCAAGCTGTCTGCCCGTCCGCGCCACTATGCCCAGAACGAATTGGCGGTGGAGGATTTAAAAAAGTTTCCCGGAAGAGATCAGCGCGATCAGCAAGACCCTCGCTCCAGGCACAGAATAGAGCTGTGGTGGCAAGATGAAGCCCGCATCGGGCAAAAGAACAAGATGACGCGGCGATGGGCACAACGGGGAACGCGTCCATCGGCCCCCCACGATCAGCGACCTTTGCCAAACACTCCAAATACCGCCGAGGCCTCGACGAGTAGAACTCGCCGAGAGCATCGATGTAGTCGGTATTGA
- a CDS encoding helix-turn-helix domain-containing protein, which translates to MQIVRDWVERFNAQGPEGLLNVKAPGKRSKLNDDQRQELVVLWRRGRSRRSTALCAGG; encoded by the coding sequence GTGCAGATCGTGCGGGACTGGGTCGAGCGCTTTAACGCGCAAGGCCCTGAGGGGCTTTTAAACGTGAAGGCTCCTGGCAAGCGTTCGAAACTCAACGACGATCAGCGCCAGGAGCTTGTCGTCTTGTGGAGACGGGGCCGATCCCGGCGATCCACGGCGTTGTGCGCTGGCGGTTGA